The following proteins are encoded in a genomic region of Vibrio spartinae:
- a CDS encoding DUF4123 domain-containing protein yields MKIFPELQDNSLTHWLVVDSVRVPDITQLVYQHEQNVELYRLFANTPFDHLIEQSPVAFRYSGVAEIERQLKEDFALRTSSVLFSCEPSVTTESVIQHFQALLYVVVAESPILFRYYASPMWDEVAPELSAEDRCTLLGPCRVLSWVDSQQNGHSLRQYPEAQIEADLQLPYHLNSPVFNALVEQRYG; encoded by the coding sequence ATGAAGATTTTTCCAGAATTACAGGACAACTCATTGACCCACTGGCTGGTTGTCGATTCGGTGCGAGTGCCGGATATTACCCAGCTCGTTTATCAGCATGAGCAGAATGTTGAGCTATATCGTCTGTTTGCGAATACACCGTTCGATCATTTAATTGAGCAGAGTCCGGTTGCTTTTCGCTATAGCGGTGTGGCAGAAATCGAGCGGCAACTCAAAGAAGACTTTGCACTACGCACCAGCAGTGTGCTGTTTTCCTGTGAGCCGTCGGTTACGACAGAATCGGTCATTCAGCATTTTCAGGCACTGCTTTATGTGGTCGTCGCAGAGTCTCCGATTCTATTTCGTTACTACGCCAGCCCGATGTGGGATGAAGTTGCACCCGAACTATCCGCAGAGGATCGATGTACGCTACTGGGCCCGTGTCGGGTATTAAGCTGGGTAGACAGTCAACAGAACGGCCATTCACTCAGGCAGTATCCCGAGGCTCAAATCGAGGCCGACCTTCAGTTACCGTACCATTTAAACTCCCCCGTATTCAACGCATTGGTAGAACAACGTTATGGCTAA
- a CDS encoding LysM peptidoglycan-binding domain-containing protein, whose protein sequence is MANPTETPKTYTIEPGDCLSLLADHFGTEQEIIAKLNSDLIDDIDLIYAGDTIILPGEDANSAIDNQPGSRDEIPKPPEKSACAGDLCSGKDTPFTDILYVPSHPTKKQKRFYAITDEVKQAIQAEHQLLAKSIVEDQTETIQNLNRLGILSRFYTSPHEMFLESENDLKRYRFLFHARKTIRSGAAKDYQHGGEDGFIVSLAKQEGLDTEKLLDRYTTWEKVKYWTFIGVMWTSPIAQTLLLTNDNMKDYFKEASKEAYQLEQALKHLKETLQDHLDDELEKLDKVAELTAKNKKADDGSSYVYDKKLSYFTSAHEKKVERAVKAVNLIHKRRGSDATLALHSHEQATKSIEYHWDQEVKQANEFAKRAEEARAAGKSDRTLGPPPLLFSRMFAENLNQLNLYGYVLKEQCLTMAELEGTSPAHLGPKTLEKNFSEWRNNKFLTNDGLPVKITEGTKLVNDLLNELQVNKADLHTKNIDGTRKQTEEKLVKSLLSQGCAGQWAYYPCLALVKLVDATITKWIADLDELLGLDKDEQYKRMPAPDMFSDLLWLKKLAMARIDALKVIATSRAKKGTDSLRNFYLSGDKIPTSYLLLWDEKEYQPKEKKTKVFHKETGKADLQVVECVLMSEGTLGWVRGPAWYLPKDDKDTLLAKGHLKDITTKVALVSPAADSKTPENIKTAQANAFPTLSEAMKTIRTSIKEGSVQGKFMLNPLNLAAEKKSEPPAFWSDSYHWEEGLGPDSKSSQYVVDASAQFMRLSSSMKANLNLPLSEYNKLTTNTDITAGGSLNFSADLFRAQLTAKAWFPLQPENDDNKDKRQFKGKPVTIHYLKNVDGQDKKDIYDAGEMFMRVSATIYGLAAASVSIAGNLCFGPATTKSGELGVRGKAITTADYNAGEIRQVRAASPQPLPQSEQSVGQRALGTLKKNSAAQAGITVDAFAGVEVGGELSGEIYWRPPTIDISNSAERGKMMRLGSLAVQAAVSYGVGLSAQFSITFHRGALYVIAAAKLVCGPGASGKVAIALDALNVDRFIQCLLAMLNESGFKRIEAFGEVDEQGRNEDFEELNRRLTVAVTLGLTLGEVLLLPAKALSFIHKDGLQEDYAPLVARRIIKKDEGKEGKNKVQLWVSDLPPETLCNLLDCLSNKNESAWFENDEEKTARLSQEVDKALAIVQILKWISPKTGSSEADIEKKRRQFEKTLIRMGGNYESARLPMEQWRRFTQSWMQLAEFMVSLSPDSKRGGPTGKGGDIHRAKNGFIEVCRILCGNMRRYHYEAEERTDAIAHFVDGEYDYLTIRVAKEGDKPQVVADRKRLEETIQAIEDKGYFWNKTTYKPWKEQSWTLINHEDE, encoded by the coding sequence ATGGCTAATCCAACCGAGACACCGAAAACTTATACAATAGAACCCGGTGACTGTTTAAGTCTGCTTGCCGACCATTTTGGTACCGAACAGGAAATCATCGCAAAACTGAACAGCGATCTGATTGATGATATCGATCTAATCTATGCCGGTGATACCATCATTCTGCCCGGTGAAGATGCAAACTCTGCAATCGATAACCAGCCCGGTAGCCGGGATGAAATCCCCAAGCCCCCCGAAAAATCAGCTTGTGCAGGCGATCTCTGCTCTGGGAAGGATACGCCGTTTACCGATATTTTGTATGTGCCGTCGCATCCGACCAAAAAACAAAAGCGGTTTTACGCCATTACCGATGAAGTCAAACAAGCGATTCAGGCGGAACATCAACTATTAGCAAAATCGATCGTTGAAGATCAAACCGAGACCATCCAAAACCTCAACCGCCTCGGTATTCTGTCGCGTTTTTATACCAGCCCGCATGAGATGTTCCTCGAATCAGAAAATGACCTGAAGCGTTACCGCTTTCTGTTCCATGCACGCAAGACCATTCGCTCTGGTGCGGCGAAAGATTATCAACACGGTGGCGAAGATGGATTTATCGTCAGTCTTGCCAAACAAGAAGGCCTTGATACCGAGAAACTCCTTGACCGTTATACCACTTGGGAAAAGGTCAAATACTGGACATTTATCGGTGTCATGTGGACCAGTCCAATTGCTCAGACATTACTGCTCACCAACGATAATATGAAAGATTATTTCAAGGAAGCCAGTAAAGAAGCCTATCAGCTCGAGCAAGCCCTAAAGCACTTAAAAGAAACCTTACAAGATCATCTCGACGATGAGCTCGAAAAACTGGATAAGGTCGCAGAACTGACCGCAAAAAACAAAAAGGCCGATGACGGCTCTTCTTATGTTTATGACAAAAAACTGAGTTACTTCACCAGTGCGCATGAAAAAAAGGTCGAGCGTGCGGTGAAAGCTGTGAACCTGATACACAAGAGACGGGGGAGCGATGCAACATTGGCTCTTCATTCCCATGAGCAGGCAACAAAGAGCATTGAATATCACTGGGATCAGGAAGTTAAACAGGCGAACGAGTTTGCCAAAAGAGCTGAGGAAGCACGGGCTGCCGGCAAGTCGGATAGAACGCTTGGTCCGCCGCCATTGCTCTTTTCTCGAATGTTTGCTGAGAATCTGAATCAATTAAACTTGTATGGCTATGTTCTCAAAGAGCAATGCCTGACCATGGCTGAGCTCGAAGGTACCAGCCCGGCACATCTTGGCCCCAAAACCCTTGAGAAAAACTTTTCAGAATGGCGGAATAACAAGTTCCTCACAAACGACGGGCTGCCGGTCAAAATTACCGAAGGGACAAAACTGGTCAACGACTTGCTGAACGAACTCCAAGTGAATAAAGCTGACCTGCACACCAAAAATATCGACGGTACCCGCAAACAGACCGAAGAAAAACTCGTTAAGTCACTGCTCAGTCAGGGCTGCGCAGGGCAATGGGCCTACTACCCCTGTCTGGCGCTGGTCAAACTGGTCGATGCCACGATCACCAAATGGATAGCCGATCTGGACGAACTGCTCGGCCTTGATAAAGATGAGCAGTATAAGCGGATGCCGGCCCCGGATATGTTCAGTGACTTACTGTGGCTGAAAAAGCTCGCGATGGCGCGGATTGATGCGCTGAAAGTCATCGCCACATCAAGAGCCAAAAAAGGCACCGACTCACTGCGCAACTTCTACCTCAGCGGTGATAAAATCCCGACTAGCTACCTGCTGCTATGGGACGAAAAAGAATATCAACCGAAAGAGAAAAAGACCAAAGTATTCCACAAAGAAACAGGGAAAGCCGACCTTCAGGTGGTTGAATGTGTGTTGATGTCTGAAGGGACGCTGGGCTGGGTGCGCGGCCCGGCTTGGTATTTGCCTAAAGATGATAAGGACACCCTGCTGGCCAAAGGCCACCTCAAAGATATTACCACCAAGGTTGCGCTGGTCAGCCCGGCGGCTGACAGCAAAACACCGGAAAACATTAAGACCGCACAAGCCAATGCATTTCCGACCCTGTCTGAGGCAATGAAAACCATCCGCACATCCATCAAAGAGGGAAGCGTTCAGGGTAAATTCATGCTCAACCCACTCAATCTGGCTGCGGAGAAAAAATCAGAGCCACCGGCATTCTGGTCAGACAGCTATCACTGGGAAGAAGGACTCGGGCCGGACAGCAAATCCTCTCAATATGTGGTCGATGCCTCCGCCCAATTTATGCGCTTGTCATCCAGTATGAAAGCCAACCTTAATCTGCCGTTAAGCGAATACAATAAACTCACGACAAATACCGATATTACTGCCGGAGGCTCGCTCAATTTCAGTGCTGATTTGTTCCGGGCACAATTGACAGCCAAAGCATGGTTCCCGCTTCAGCCTGAAAATGATGACAATAAAGATAAACGTCAGTTCAAAGGGAAACCGGTAACAATCCATTATCTGAAAAACGTCGATGGGCAAGATAAAAAGGACATTTATGATGCCGGTGAGATGTTTATGCGCGTCTCCGCCACAATCTATGGCTTGGCGGCAGCCAGTGTCAGTATTGCCGGAAATCTGTGCTTCGGCCCGGCAACAACGAAATCAGGCGAACTTGGTGTGCGGGGTAAGGCAATTACCACCGCCGACTATAATGCCGGAGAAATCAGACAAGTCCGCGCCGCCTCACCCCAACCCCTGCCCCAATCAGAGCAATCCGTCGGGCAAAGGGCACTCGGCACACTCAAAAAGAACTCAGCCGCACAAGCAGGGATAACCGTCGATGCCTTTGCCGGGGTTGAAGTCGGGGGTGAGCTGAGCGGTGAAATCTACTGGCGCCCACCGACGATTGACATCTCCAATAGCGCGGAGCGCGGTAAGATGATGCGCTTAGGAAGTTTAGCGGTTCAGGCAGCCGTCAGTTACGGGGTCGGTTTATCGGCTCAGTTCAGCATAACCTTCCACCGCGGGGCCTTATATGTGATTGCCGCTGCAAAACTGGTCTGCGGCCCCGGTGCGTCCGGTAAAGTCGCCATCGCCCTTGATGCGCTCAACGTTGACCGCTTTATTCAATGCCTGCTCGCCATGCTCAATGAATCGGGCTTTAAACGCATTGAAGCCTTCGGTGAAGTCGATGAGCAAGGCCGCAACGAAGACTTTGAAGAGCTCAACCGCCGCCTGACCGTCGCAGTCACGCTCGGCCTCACGCTGGGCGAAGTCCTGCTCCTGCCCGCCAAAGCCTTGTCATTTATCCACAAAGACGGCTTGCAGGAAGATTATGCGCCATTGGTTGCCAGACGGATCATCAAAAAAGATGAAGGTAAAGAGGGTAAAAATAAAGTTCAGCTGTGGGTCTCTGATTTACCACCGGAGACACTCTGCAACCTATTGGATTGTTTAAGCAATAAAAATGAAAGTGCTTGGTTTGAAAACGACGAAGAGAAAACCGCCCGACTGAGTCAAGAAGTCGATAAAGCTTTAGCCATTGTGCAGATTCTTAAGTGGATCTCGCCGAAAACAGGCTCCAGTGAAGCGGATATTGAGAAAAAGCGCCGACAGTTTGAGAAAACCCTGATTCGTATGGGCGGTAACTATGAATCAGCCCGACTCCCGATGGAGCAGTGGCGACGCTTCACCCAAAGTTGGATGCAATTGGCAGAGTTTATGGTAAGTCTATCACCCGATTCAAAACGCGGTGGCCCAACAGGTAAGGGGGGTGACATTCATCGAGCTAAAAATGGTTTCATTGAAGTATGTCGCATCCTATGTGGCAATATGAGACGCTACCACTATGAAGCAGAAGAGCGAACGGATGCAATCGCTCATTTTGTCGATGGCGAATATGACTATTTAACCATTCGGGTTGCCAAAGAAGGTGACAAGCCACAAGTAGTTGCAGACCGCAAGCGCCTTGAAGAGACGATTCAAGCGATCGAAGACAAAGGTTACTTCTGGAACAAAACCACCTATAAACCGTGGAAAGAACAAAGCTGGACACTTATAAATCATGAAGATGAATAA